The window GCAAGTTAGGCATTTCGTGCCATGGATGCTTTATACTATTTGCCAAAAGCAAAAACCGAGGGCTTTTCCATGAAGACACTGGTGTCGGTAGTGGTTCCTTTTTACAACGAGGAAGAGAACGTGGCGCCGTTGGCGGAGCGGATTGCCGCGGTGTTTGCCGGATCGGCGGAGTACGACTACGAGTGCCTGTTCGTCAATGACGGCAGCAATGACGGAACGCGAGCGGAAATAGACCGGCAGCATGCGGCGGATCCGCGAATTCGCCCGGTCCATCTGGTCCGCAACAGCGGGCAATCGGCGGCGCTCGTGGCCGGGATGCGCCGCGCCAAGGGCGAATATGTGTTCATCCTCGACGGCGATTTGCAGAACGACCCGTGTGATTTCCCGAAGATGCTCGAATTGCTGAAGACGCACGACTGCGTCTTCGGCTATCGCGCCAAGCGCAACGACACTTGGGTGCGCAAGTTGTCGAGCCGCGTGGCCAACAAGGTACGGGACGGCCTGCTCAAGGATGGCGTTCGCGACGCGGGCTGCGGATCGAAGGGATTTCGGCGGAAATGCGTCGAACATGTCGTTCCGTTCAACGGCATCCACCGCTTCTTCGCGGTGCTGATGCGCACGGCGGGCTTTTCGATTGTAGAATGCGAAGTCACGCATCATCCGCGCATTCACGGTGTGTCGAAATACGGTATCGGCAACCGGCTGTGGCGCGGGATCTACGATCTAATCGGCGTGGCATGGCTCAAGCGGCGGTATGTGGCGTTCCGAGTCGAGGGGGAGGAGTAGATGGCCGCCGAGCACACAGTGACGCCCGGTCTGTTCTGGACGGTGTTCGGGACGGCCGGGGCGGTCGTTTTTTACGGGCGCTTCTACGTGCAGTGGCTCGCGTCCGAGATGAAGAAACGCAGTGTGATTCCGATCGCGTTCTGGTACATGAGCAGCGTCGGATCGGTCATGATTTTCATTTACAGCGTCGTGATCCGAAGTCCCGGCGCGGCTTTCGGACAATGTTTCAACATCGTCGTGTACGCGCGCAACCTCGTGCATATCTGGCGCGAGAAGGGCCGGCTGACGGCCGCGTTGAACTTCGCGACACACGCGGCGGCCGGGAGCATCGTGGTCGTGACGACGGGTTTCATGGCATGGACGTGGCTCAAGGAATACCATGTCAACCAGAGCATCGAACCGGCGCAGGCCGCACGAAACTGGTTCTGGCTGGGCGTGTGGGGTGTCGGGCAGGCGCTTTTCTTTTCGCGTTTCCTGGTCCAATGGGCCGTCACCGAATACAAGCGCAAGAGCACCGTGCCCCCCGTGTTCTGGCATCTCAGCCTCGCCGCGGCCCTGTTGCAGTCGAGCGCGTTCGCGCAACGCGGCGACTGGGTCAATGGTTTCGGGATGATGGCCTCCATCTTTATCTATGCGCGAAATTTGTGGTTTATCCACCGGCATCCGGAAGCGGCGGCAAGCGCCGGCGAGTAACCCCGGCCATGGCACACAGGCGCGCGATTCATTGGAAAGCCCATGCGGCGCTGATAACGGCCTCCATCCTGTTTATCGCGCCGTTCGCGTGGATGGTGTCCACCTCGCTCAAGGCCGAGAGCCGCATCTTTCCGAAACCGGGGCAGCCGCCGCAATGGATTCCCACCACGGATATGCAGGACGCGCAGGGACGTCCGCTGGTCATGGTGAACGGCGCGCCCGGCGTGGATCTGGGGCGCGACGAGTCCGGACGCCATCGTATCGAAATCGGGGGGCGGCAGCAGGCCCTGTGGCCGGAAGAATTCGAAGTGCGCCAGCAGGTGGGACTTCATTGGCAAAACTACGCGGATGCGTTCCGGAAAATGGACTTTTTCCTCAACCTGCGCAACACGCTGTTCATCTGCGTTTTCTGCATGATCGGCATTGTGTTGTCGTGCTCGCTTGTCGCGTACAGTTTCGCGCGGATTCCCTGGAAAGGCCGCGAGATCGCCTTTGTGGGCGTCCTCGCCACGATGATGCTGCCGTACCAGGTGACGCTGATCCCGCTGTTCGTCGTATACGGCAAACTCGGCTGGGTCGGCACTTTCGCGCCGCTGATCGTGCCGGCGTTTTTCGGCGTGCCGTTCTACATATTCCTCTTGCGGCAGTTCTTCATGGGCATCCCGCAGGATTTGAGCGCGGCGGCGCGCATTGACGGTTGCAACGAATTCGGGATTTTCTGGCGCATCATCCTGCCCTTGTCCAAACCCGCGCTTGCCACGACCGCCCTGTTCACGTTCCTGTTCGAGTGGGGCGATTTCCTGAACCCGCTCGTCTACTTGCAAGACGACCGGCAATATACGCTGGCCATCGCGCTCCAGCAGTTCCAAAGCCAGCACGCGAGCCTCTGGGGCCCCCTCATGGCCATGTCAACCGTCATTACCATCCCCATCGTGATTATCTTCTTTCTGACGCAGAAGACGTTTATCCAGGGAATAACGCTGACGGGATTGAAGGGCTGACGCGCGGAATGGGGGAGAGGGGACGCCCTTGTCCATTCTTTCCGCGCCAGACCGTTCATTTTTACACGCAAGACGGTATCAATCGAAATTTGTCTTCAACCTCCAGAAAATAGAAGGTTTAAGACGTCTTTTCGGAATTGCGTCCACATCTTTCGCCACAATGCAACCGGCATCCTCTTTCACGCGAATGGGGGAACCCGGTGAATTTGCAACCGGACTAAAAAATACGCTTATCTTGAAGGGATTCGGGGAAACTTTCGTTCATCGTGAGTAGAAGTTTCTCCGCATGAATTTATCTTGGAAGGCCTTTTGTTGAGACCATCTGGTACACGGTTTCGATTTGAGAGGCGATGAGTCGCGGCTCGTGATGGAGCCGGATCGTTTCGCGGGCGTTGCCGCCTAGCCGCGCGCGCAAATCCGCATCCCGAAGCAGACGAAGCAGCGCTTCGGCGAACGCGCCGACGTCGTTGTCGGGCACGAGGAGTCCGTTTTCCTCGTGCACGACAGGCGGCGCGGCGCTCCGGCACGCGACGACGGCCTTGCCGGCGGCCATGCAATTGAGCAGTTTGATGGGGTAGCCGCTCCATGAGACGCGCGGACACGCCACAACGCAATCGCGCGCAAGGATGCTTTTCAGCGAGGCAAAATCGGGCGTGTGAAGCATTTCGGCGCCGGGACGACGACCGCGCTGCGCGGACGCAATCACAAGCCGTGCGTCCGGCATCGTTTGCCTGACGAGAGACATGGCGCGCAGAAGAAGCGGGAGATTCTGGTACCGGTCGAGATTGCCGGCATACAGTACAAGCGGCCGCGTCTCCTGAGGCGCATCCGCAAGAAAGGCGTCCGGTTCGATTGAAGGCGGAATCACAGCAACGCGTTCCGGCGCGCAGCCGTTGGCAATCAGGCATTGCGCAAGGCGTTCGTGCAATGCGATGACGCGGTCGGCCCGCAGCGGGAATGTACGGTCCAACCATGCGCCAACGACTCGGCCGCCGTATAGAAAATGCGGCAATTCATCCTGCATGACGTTATGCGCATGATAGACGACCGGACAGGCGTGCGCCGCAAGCGCGACGATCAACGCCTCGTAATTGTGCGCATGGATGAAATCAATCCGATGGCGGCGAATGACCTCGCGCAATTTCAGCAGCAAGGCAAGATCAAGAAGCGGCTTCATCGGGGACGGCCCCGCCGCGATGCGTCGAGCGCCCGGTATCGGCGCCGCGCGATGGATCGTCAACCCGCTCTCGTCGGGGCCAATGCCATAGCCATAAACCACGACATGGACTTCGTGGCCGAGCGATTCGGCGACGAGGGCTGTATTTTTGAGCAAGACTTGGGATCCCTGCGGCGCCGGATACGGGCACGCGCCGAGCATGGCAATGCGCAGGCTCACTCGAAGTACCCCAGCGCGCGCAGGCGATCCTCGACCTGCCGCGCCTGTTCGGGCGAATAGGCCCCGGACGCAACGCCGTCTGTTCCCGCCGGCGCAATCGGTTGAATGGTTTCTTCCGCTTCAATCAACGACACGCCGTCCATATCGGGGCGCGGCACGCCCATCAGGGCCAGCACCGTGGGCGCAACATCCAGTATCTGGGCGGCTCCAGCGTTTGCCGGAATTGAAAGGAAAAACACGCCTTCCGGACGGTGGTTTCCGTTCATGCCGCGTTCCTTGCCGCCGAGGTACTCGCCGGGCGCCAATCGCCGGAAGGATGGACCTCCCCGAGCGCGCAGGCACGAGTGCGAGTAACCGTTTTCGAGATTCAATTCGAGGAGAATATCGGGCGCGTGGTCGAGATGCGGCCCGTGGTAGACCGCTTCGCGCCGCCACGCCTTCTTCACGACCGGCCACGTTTCCAGTCGTGCGCACAGTTCATCGAGGAAGGCGTCATAACCCTCAGCGGGCACTTGTCCCGCCGGTTCTCGGCCCTGCAGGTTGACGCGGATCGACGGAAAATAGTTCAGTTCCTCGGACCATGCACGCGTGCGGTTCCAATCTATCCCCGCGAACCGGGAGCGGCTTTCGGCTTTCGCGCTCATCGCCGGAAAGCGTCGAAACAGCGCGCCACGCCAGCGATCCGGCACAAAGGACAATGCGGCTTTTTTCATCAAGGCCCGATCCGAACCGGCCAATGCGAGATAACCTTGTTCGGCGAGCCAGTTGTTGAGATGCGCCACGCCGGTTCCTGCGCCGCCGAAACCGTGATCGGACACGACGCCGACGGCCATCCCGTCCGCCGCGTCCATCAATGCGCCGACGGCGGCGTCGAGGCGTTCGTAGACGCGTCGAATGGCGTCTTCGTGCCCAGTCCGATGCCGGGGCGATTGTTCGTCGTGAAACATCCAGAAGTGGTGCGCAACGGTGTCCGATTCGCCGAAGACGACCATGAAAAAGTCCCACGGTTCGCGGCAAAGCAGATTGCACGCGATGCGTTCCTTCGTTTCAATGCCGCGCATCAGGCACGGGAGCGCACGGTCGTGCCATCCGGGGCGGATGTCCGTTTCCTGAATGTCCGCGAAAGGCCATTCGCGCACTTCGGGATATAATTCCGGCGGATACACGAAGGAACGGTCTATGCCGGTGCACACGGGCGAATCGAAACCGGATACCATGAAACCGTTCACAATCTCCGGCGGGTAGGCGCCGGGCACGCCGAGCACGCCAACGCGCTTGCCTAGCGCCGACAGGATGTTCCACAGGGCGGGCGATCGGCGGTCGCGGCCGTTCACGAAACGGATGGCGTATTGCCCGCGCACCATCTCCGTGAAATCGAAAATGCCGTGCCGCCCAGGATTCACGCCCGTCACGCATGAGGTCCATGCCGGCAACGTGGCAGGGGGGATCGTGCTGGCCAAGCGGAGATATGTCCCGCGATCGCGCAGGCGGGCCAAGTTCGGCAAACGGCCCTCCGTCATCCACTGCTCGGCGAGCGTGGGTTCCATGCCGTCCAACCCGATGAGAAGAAAACGTCGCACGTCATCTTTCGTATCCGTGCTCGTATTATCCCGAAAATGCATCTGGCCGCCACTCTGTTCGTGCTCGTGCTCGTGCGCGTAATCGTAATCGAAACATGGATTTACGAACATCTTCAATCGCTTGCTCGATTATTCTAGAGAACTCGTTTTCATCCCCCACGGGGGAGACACGAGATCTCATGACAACTCGTAATTCAACCGACAGACTTCAATTACGAGCACGAGACCGATAAATTCGGATACCCGTCTTGACTCACATTTCCGGCACAATCCGGATCTCCGCCCATTCCAGTTGCGCGCCGCCGGAACCGGCCGTCAACTTCACGGCGGCCGTATTATAGCCCGGTTTCATCGCCGACAGCGGACAATCGAATTGCAGCATGCGCACAACACCGGGATACTTATCGAGCGATTCAAGATCGGGCATGGCCGCACACGCAATATCGTTGATCGTCGCATCGAACCGGATATCCGCTGCGCCTTCCAGCGGCGCAAGCCCCACGAGGAACGTGACGCGGCCTTTTTCGGGAACCGGCCCGGTATATATGCGGAATGACGGCGTCTCCGACGCTTTGCGGGGCAGTTGCGCGCCATTCGACATACCCGGCGGCACGGTGTCGCGATAGGTTACGACATGCCGCCGCGGCCTTTTCGCCACGGCCTCTTTTCCAAGCCCCTCGTTCAACAACGTCCGGTACGCCTCCGGGCCGCCGACCATCGGGGCGGGATCCATGTAGTTGAAGAGATAGATTTGATCCGCGCCGCGATGCCATGCGCCCGCCGCAAAACCTCGCGCGGATTCGATGTCGTTCTCGATGGCCTTCCCGCCGGGATGCGGCCGCACGAGGATCTCGCCGCCGGGCGCCAGCACGATGTTCCGCGCATCCCCGCCCAGCCGATCGCGCCACAATTCAACCGGAATGTCGAAATCCGTCGTCGCCCAGAACGGTGTGGGCACGAGCAGGTCAATCAAACCCTCGCGGACCCATGTCTCGCCGTCCATGCCGAGTCCGCGCGCGGCGTCGGGATGCGCCGGCACGCGCGCGCCCAACCGTATGGGATGGCCGAGATCCGCCGCGCGCCGCATCGTGAGATCGCGCACATCGCGCATGAACCGGTTCAGAATTTCGCGGCCTTCCGCTTCATGCCCCGGCTTGAAGTGATAACCGAAACGCATCCAGTCGAGTTCTAACCCGTCCGGATCGTAGCGATCCAGCAATTCGCGGATGAATCGCATATGATGATCGCGGACTTCGGGTATTGCATAGTCGAACGCGCGATCCACCCAACTGCCCGTGCTGCCGGGCACGCGCCAATACTCGGGATGTTCCACCCAAAACGAACCATGGATGTAGCTGTTGACGTTGTCAACGTTGTGGACGTCGTTCATCCGCATGGACAGCCATGGCGAGATGCCCTTCTCGCGGCACCGGGCAATCCAAATGGCATACGGGTCGAGTCCGCGCTCGTCGAGCAGCCGCGCGTTCTCGATCCACCTGCGCGCGAACGGCTCGTTGTCGGGTATTTCCCGTCCGTCAACATGCCAGATCGGGTCGAAAACCTTGCTCGCGAAACTCGCCTTCATCGCATTGGGACACAGAAACAAGTGCGATACTTTCGTGCCGGCATATTGGTCCACGAACGCGATCAGTCCCTCGCGGGTCATCTGGTCCGCCGTCCGGCTCCCGAAGAAATGGCTGTCATCCTCGTTGATGATGAGGCCGGGGGATTCCGCCGCGTTCAACGCAAGTCCCAGCAGGATGAACGAAAGCATGATCGTGTCCTCCACGCTGATTTTTTCCGTTCGGCAATCAGAAATCGAAACGGGCGATGTTTTCCTTGTCGAAAACGATGGGATCTCCAAGGAGAATTTCGCTTCCATTGACCTTGACATCGGCAAGATGCCCGGCGTTGAACGTGGTCGCGCCGGGCTTCAATTCGCCCTTGGCCGTCGCCACGGCGGCGTAAACGGCCAGATAACCGAGGTCCACGGGATTCCACAAGACGAAGCGTTTTACCGTGCCGTCGTTGACGTAGTCCCGCATCATTTTCGGCGTGGCCAGGCCCGTCAGGAAGACCTTGTCGGCCATGCCGGACTTGCGCAACGCCTCCGCCGCGCCTGGCAGCGCCACGGATGTAATCGCGAAGATGCCCTTCAGGTCCGGGTAGGCCTTGAGACAATCCGCCGTGACCTGCGTGGCCATGGCCTGATCCTCGCCCGGCGCTTTTGGAGTTTCAGACAAGTTTTTCATGTTCGGGTAAACCTTTTGGCGGTATTTCTCCATTTCGGCCATCCACCGGTTTTGATTGTCCGCCGTGAGCGTACCCGTGACGATGATGTACTTCGCGTCTGATCCCGCCCCCTGCGCCATGAGATCCATCAGCGACTTCGCGACGCTCTCCGCCGAGCATTGGTTCACAAAAAAGTCGCGCGCGCTTTCCGCCGCGTCCGCGTCCCACGCAATAACCTTGATGCCGCGTTTGCGCGCCTTTTGCAGCACGGGCGCGATGGCGGCCTTGTCGTTGGGCGCGATGGCGATGGCGTCGTACTTCTTCGCGATCCACGTTTCGAGCATTTGCGCCTGGAGCGTCACGTCGCTCGTGACCGGCCCGTCAAAGTCAACCGTCACGCCCAGTTCCCCGGCGGCCTTCCTCGCGCCGACCTCGCACGCATTGAAGAAATCTATGCCGATCAGTTTCGGCATGACGCCTATTTTGAGATTGCCTCTGGCGTCCTGCGCGCCCGCCGCGCAGACCAGCAACCCGGCCAACAAGAGTGCCGCACACACTTTTTTCATCGCGAATCGCTCCTTCTCGAATATTCAAGGGACCAAAGGAACATGAACGACGACGACGAAAATGCCGATTGGAAAATCGGCGTTACGTATTGCCGCCGAACCGTTTTCCCATGGAGGCCGCCCGGTTCAGGATCGCACCGGCAACCATCAACAGGAGCGCCAATAATACCGCGAAATGCAGCGGCGCTGCCATAGGGACGCTGGCTGAGTCATAGGGATCGGATCCCGCCGCCGACTCGACCGCGTCGGGATAGCCGTCCCCGTCGCTGTCGAGGTCGAGGTAATTCGGGATGTCGTCGCCGTCCCCGTCCGCGATCCCCTCGACGCTGTCCGGTATTTCGTCGTCGTCGCTGTCGAGATCAAGGTAATTCGGGATGCCGTCGCCGTCGCTGTCTTCCTCGGTCTCGACCGCGTTCGGAATGCCGTCACCGTCCGTGTCCGTGTCCGTTTCGACGGCCTGAATCGAGGCCATTCGCGTGCTGGACCACGTGGGATCCTGCGAATCGGAGGCGCGCAGGCCGAATCCGAAACTGCCGGCGGACGTCGGAATGCCGGAAATGATCCCGTCCAGCAGTTGCAGTCCCGGCGGAAGCGCGCCCGTCGTCAGCGACCATGTGTAAGGCGGCTCGCCGCCCACGGCCGAGAGGTTCACGGAATACGGCGAACCGACCCATGCCGTAGGCAGGGTTTGCGGCGTCATGATCGATACCGGCGCCAGCGGCACGACACCGACCGGCCCGAACACGCTCAGGTGATCCGTAACGCCCGTGACGGTGTTGGCGCGCGTATCGAGGGTGGAATCCTGTATTTCCTCGAAGCGATTTTCCGCCGTATTCAGCCATTTCAGGACAAGATCCTCTTCCCGAACGGTCGTGCCGTCCACGATACCGTCGCGATCCGCGTCGGGGTAACGTATCACAAGGGTTGCGACCTGGCCGTTCAACAGCGCATGCTGCCCGTTTTGAAGCGTCAGTTCGATGTAGATGCCCGTCGCAAATTCGCGTCCGGACAAGACCGGCGCAAACGCGTCCGGCGACAACAGG of the Candidatus Hydrogenedentota bacterium genome contains:
- a CDS encoding glycosyltransferase family 2 protein; this translates as MKTLVSVVVPFYNEEENVAPLAERIAAVFAGSAEYDYECLFVNDGSNDGTRAEIDRQHAADPRIRPVHLVRNSGQSAALVAGMRRAKGEYVFILDGDLQNDPCDFPKMLELLKTHDCVFGYRAKRNDTWVRKLSSRVANKVRDGLLKDGVRDAGCGSKGFRRKCVEHVVPFNGIHRFFAVLMRTAGFSIVECEVTHHPRIHGVSKYGIGNRLWRGIYDLIGVAWLKRRYVAFRVEGEE
- a CDS encoding lipid-A-disaccharide synthase N-terminal domain-containing protein, whose translation is MAAEHTVTPGLFWTVFGTAGAVVFYGRFYVQWLASEMKKRSVIPIAFWYMSSVGSVMIFIYSVVIRSPGAAFGQCFNIVVYARNLVHIWREKGRLTAALNFATHAAAGSIVVVTTGFMAWTWLKEYHVNQSIEPAQAARNWFWLGVWGVGQALFFSRFLVQWAVTEYKRKSTVPPVFWHLSLAAALLQSSAFAQRGDWVNGFGMMASIFIYARNLWFIHRHPEAAASAGE
- a CDS encoding carbohydrate ABC transporter permease: MAHRRAIHWKAHAALITASILFIAPFAWMVSTSLKAESRIFPKPGQPPQWIPTTDMQDAQGRPLVMVNGAPGVDLGRDESGRHRIEIGGRQQALWPEEFEVRQQVGLHWQNYADAFRKMDFFLNLRNTLFICVFCMIGIVLSCSLVAYSFARIPWKGREIAFVGVLATMMLPYQVTLIPLFVVYGKLGWVGTFAPLIVPAFFGVPFYIFLLRQFFMGIPQDLSAAARIDGCNEFGIFWRIILPLSKPALATTALFTFLFEWGDFLNPLVYLQDDRQYTLAIALQQFQSQHASLWGPLMAMSTVITIPIVIIFFLTQKTFIQGITLTGLKG
- a CDS encoding glycosyltransferase family 4 protein; this encodes MSLRIAMLGACPYPAPQGSQVLLKNTALVAESLGHEVHVVVYGYGIGPDESGLTIHRAAPIPGARRIAAGPSPMKPLLDLALLLKLREVIRRHRIDFIHAHNYEALIVALAAHACPVVYHAHNVMQDELPHFLYGGRVVGAWLDRTFPLRADRVIALHERLAQCLIANGCAPERVAVIPPSIEPDAFLADAPQETRPLVLYAGNLDRYQNLPLLLRAMSLVRQTMPDARLVIASAQRGRRPGAEMLHTPDFASLKSILARDCVVACPRVSWSGYPIKLLNCMAAGKAVVACRSAAPPVVHEENGLLVPDNDVGAFAEALLRLLRDADLRARLGGNARETIRLHHEPRLIASQIETVYQMVSTKGLPR
- a CDS encoding alkaline phosphatase family protein — translated: MRRFLLIGLDGMEPTLAEQWMTEGRLPNLARLRDRGTYLRLASTIPPATLPAWTSCVTGVNPGRHGIFDFTEMVRGQYAIRFVNGRDRRSPALWNILSALGKRVGVLGVPGAYPPEIVNGFMVSGFDSPVCTGIDRSFVYPPELYPEVREWPFADIQETDIRPGWHDRALPCLMRGIETKERIACNLLCREPWDFFMVVFGESDTVAHHFWMFHDEQSPRHRTGHEDAIRRVYERLDAAVGALMDAADGMAVGVVSDHGFGGAGTGVAHLNNWLAEQGYLALAGSDRALMKKAALSFVPDRWRGALFRRFPAMSAKAESRSRFAGIDWNRTRAWSEELNYFPSIRVNLQGREPAGQVPAEGYDAFLDELCARLETWPVVKKAWRREAVYHGPHLDHAPDILLELNLENGYSHSCLRARGGPSFRRLAPGEYLGGKERGMNGNHRPEGVFFLSIPANAGAAQILDVAPTVLALMGVPRPDMDGVSLIEAEETIQPIAPAGTDGVASGAYSPEQARQVEDRLRALGYFE
- a CDS encoding substrate-binding domain-containing protein, with the translated sequence MKKVCAALLLAGLLVCAAGAQDARGNLKIGVMPKLIGIDFFNACEVGARKAAGELGVTVDFDGPVTSDVTLQAQMLETWIAKKYDAIAIAPNDKAAIAPVLQKARKRGIKVIAWDADAAESARDFFVNQCSAESVAKSLMDLMAQGAGSDAKYIIVTGTLTADNQNRWMAEMEKYRQKVYPNMKNLSETPKAPGEDQAMATQVTADCLKAYPDLKGIFAITSVALPGAAEALRKSGMADKVFLTGLATPKMMRDYVNDGTVKRFVLWNPVDLGYLAVYAAVATAKGELKPGATTFNAGHLADVKVNGSEILLGDPIVFDKENIARFDF